A single region of the Fusarium fujikuroi IMI 58289 draft genome, chromosome FFUJ_chr05 genome encodes:
- a CDS encoding related to TRI15-putative transcription factor, translating into MQLGKPWCSTCCINFNTFEEHREHSNVFKIQIRHSGPSIPRYVVEKAMENWDRVKESWNEPSQESTGDWSEVCEVETPEFDEELCLFCRHTSSNFDNNMAHMKACHGFTIPTQKSQDIEPISFVRCLRSIIFDCYECIFCGKQRRTLEGIQHHMVAKNHCHFQMTCEISRFCKEEERFDAQETRESHDTQLVRPAQASHNDGTIIQRPRLQRMPKFLGCESTGDGHHMYEEEQ; encoded by the exons ATGCAACTTGGCAAGCCTTGGTGCAGCACATGCTGCATCAACTTCAATACTTTTGAGGAGCACCGGGAACACTCAAA TGTTTTCAAGATCCAAATTCGACATAGTGGCCCATCTATTCCTCGTTATGTCGTGGAGAAAGCCATGGAAAACTGGGATCGAGTCAAGGAATCATGGAATGAGCCGTCGCAAGAAAGTACAGGAGATTGGTCAGAGGTCTGTGAGGTAGAGACTCCAGAATTTGACGAAGAACTCTGCCTCTTTTGCCGCCACACGAGCTCGAACTTTGACAATAACATGGCTCACATGAAGGCATGCCATGGCTTCACCATCCCAACCCAGAAAAGTCAGGACATTGAGCCTATATCTTTTGTAAGATGCCTTCGTAGCATCATATTCGACTGCTACGAATGTATATTTTGCGGCAAGCAACGCCGCACGTTGGAAGGGATTCAACATCACATGGTTGCCAAGAACCACTGTCATTTTCAGATGACATGCGAGATTTCGAGATTCTGtaaggaggaagaaagattTGATGCTCAAGAAACCCGAGAAAGCCATGATACTCAGCTTGTACGACCAGCTCAGGCTTCCCATAACGACGGGACTATCATTCAGCGTCCCCGGCTGCAACGCATGCCGAAGTTTCTAGGATGTGAGAGCACCGGAGACGGCCATCATATGTACGAAGAGGAGCAATGA
- a CDS encoding related to Acyl-coenzyme A:6-aminopenicillanic-acid-acyltransferase 40 kDa form, whose product MLEVHCSGTPYEIGHRHGTAAKDRVVGSIAFYKDLFQESCAMNWETVRQEAQQYIQPLRKLSPRYVEELQGLADGAGFELVDIVALNVRTEITFGLYTRVPSAPIQTDGCTSAAYRQPNGEVLLAQNWDWQPEQAPNLFVCHISQPGTDIPDISMVTEGGVIGKIGINSSGVGTCLNAIRARGVDNTKLPIHLALRTALESHSAHEAADKLYELGTAGSGHILVSDPSEAIGLECTSIGIKEINFDGNGTLIHTNHLLLDHPGVDEPGWIPDSTDRIKRIAQLLDERLASLTIDHSSFFDFFKDEQGYPTAINRDQFSPGNGKATLFTINMDLAKRKAIVTMGRPTNWTERIELSPGLA is encoded by the exons ATGCTAGAAGTCCATTGCTCTGGCACGCCTTATGAG ATCGGCCATCGACATGGCACAGCTGCGAAAGATAGGGTTGTTGGGTCCATCGCCTTTTACAAAGATCTTTTCCAAGAATCATGCGCCATGAACTGGGAAACAGTACGTCAAGAGGCTCAACAATACATCCAACCTCTGCGGAAACTATCTCCACGCTATGTTGAGGAGCTCCAAGGCTTAGCAGACGGCGCTGGCTTCGAGCTAGTTGATATCGTTGCTCTCAATGTTCGAACAGAGATCACATTTGGCTTATATACCCGAGTCCCGAGTGCACCTATCCAGACCGATGGCTGCACGAGTGCTGCGTATCGTCAGCCTAACGGGGAGGTTCTCCTTGCGCAGAACTGGGATTGGCAGCCTGAACAGGCACCTAATCTATTCGTCTGTCATATTTCCCAGCCTGGGACAGATATTCCTGATATCTCCATGGTGACTGAAGGGGGTGTAATTGGCAAGATTGGCATCAACTCCTCTGGTGTAGGAACCTGTCTAAACGCTATCCGAGCTCGAGGCGTTGATAACACCAAACTTCCCATCCATCTCGCCCTGCGAACAGCTTTAGAGTCGCATTCGGCTCACGAAGCAGCCGATAAGCTTTATGAACTGGGTACGGCTGGCAGTGGTCATATTCTCGTGTCAGATCCTTCTGAAGCTATAGGCTTAGAATGCACCAGCATAGGGATTAAAGAGATCAACTTTGACGGCAACGGAACACTTATTCATACGAACCATCTACTACTTGACCATCCCGGAGTAGATGAGCCCGGCTGGATACCAGATTCTACGGACCGCATCAAGCGCATCGCccagcttcttgatgagagatTGGCGAGTTTGACCATCGAccattcttcattctttgacttcttcaaaGATGAGCAAGGGTATCCAACAGCAATCAACCGCGATCAATTCTCACCCGGAAACGGCAAAGCAACACTCTTCACCATTAACATGGACTTGGCCAAGAGAAAAGCGATTGTGACTATGGGGAGGCCGACGAATTGGACTGAGAGAATTGAACTATCACCAGGCTTAGCTTAG